A region from the Coffea eugenioides isolate CCC68of chromosome 9, Ceug_1.0, whole genome shotgun sequence genome encodes:
- the LOC113783742 gene encoding ABC transporter B family member 9-like, whose amino-acid sequence MELYRKKSGTKMTHWIRLGIIRSINFGISQFGYFFTSALCFYIGSVLVEHKKATVAELFKVYLAFIASAAGIAQANGTALDANKVSALASSLYNIFDSKETHGSSSTTGMTLKNLRGDLEFQNVSFSYPSRPNVQILKDVSLNISPGKAVVFVGESGNGKSTLISLVERFYDVKSGCILLDAIDIRNYNLKWLRQQIALVSQEPILFKDTIRRNITYGRQEDTTEDEIVAAAKLANAHNFISALPQGYNTHVGECGAQLSGGQKQRIAIARAIVKDPKILLLDEATSSLDAESEKAVQAALNQVMVSKTAIVVTHRLTAIRGSDTIAFLRNGVIVEKGRHDELIKTANGAYASLFSHHLNRSI is encoded by the exons ATGGAGTTATATCGGAAAAAATCTGGCACCAAAATGACACACTGGATCCGACTAGGAATTATAAGAAGTATCAACTTTGGCATTTCTCAATTTGGATACTTTTTCACAAGTGCCCTGTGTTTCTACATTGGTTCCGTTCTTGTTGAACACAAGAAAGCAACTGTGGCAGAACTTTTCAAG GTTTACTTGGCTTTCATAGCCTCAGCAGCAGGAATTGCACAAGCCAATGGTACGGCATTAGATGCAAATAAAGTCTCTGCTTTGGCTAGTTCATTGTATAACATTTTTGACAGCAAAGAGACACATGGTTCCAGTAGCACAACGGGCATGACACTGAAAAATCTAAGAGGTGACCTTGAATTCCAAAATGTTAGCTTCAGTTATCCATCTCGGCCAAATGTGCAAATTCTGAAAGATGTGTCCTTGAACATTTCTCCTGGAAAG GCTGTTGTTTTTGTTGGAGAAAGTGGGAATGGCAAGTCAACGTTAATAAGTCTAGTAGAGAGATTTTATGATGTTAAATCAGGATGTATATTATTGGATGCCATTGATATCCGAAACTACAACCTGAAATGGCTGCGACAACAGATAGCTTTGGTGAGCCAAGAGCCCATACTCTTCAAAGATACCATTCGTCGCAACATAACATATGGCAGGCAAGAAGATACAACAGAAGATGAAATTGTTGCAGCTGCAAAATTAGCAAATGCACACAACTTCATATCAGCATTACCTCAGGGCTATAATACTCATGTAGGGGAATGTGGAGCTCAATTATCCGGTGGACAAAAGCAACGGATTGCCATTGCACGGGCAATAGTGAAGGACCCAAAAATCCTGTTACTAGATGAGGCAACAAGTTCTCTAGATGCAGAGTCAGAAAAAGCAGTTCAAGCTGCACTAAACCAAGTGATGGTAAGCAAAACAGCAATTGTTGTGACACACAGATTGACAGCAATTAGAGGGAGTGACACCATTGCGTTTCTGAGAAATGGCGTGATTGTTGAGAAAGGTAGACATGATGAGCTCATAAAGACAGCTAATGGGGCTTATGCCTCTTTATTTTCACATCATCTGAACCGCTCAATCTAG